One Candidatus Korarchaeum sp. DNA segment encodes these proteins:
- a CDS encoding saccharopine dehydrogenase C-terminal domain-containing protein has translation MVRIVVLGAGVVAPAIVYDLADDEVSPHVDEIVVADMNEERAKLTVEGARRFTERKRLEHARVDVRDIDETAKLLRGADVVVNGVIYYYIPQVMEAALKAGVHYVDLGSEVPILRRQLEFDEAYRKAGLLAIPGMGGCPGMINVAARYGVEQFDEVERVLLREGWIDLNDYDSLGIPLPVPYSLDCIFDEFMHPVEVWEKGQISLREPVRPEDREVMHFPPPVGTQEMYYIEHPEVWTIGETFKGKGLKFVDYKISFPRELYMKYKLLTDLGLTSDKPLRLGSVEIVPRDLLRKLVNATFEGKEIPPNDYDIMRVIVEGVRAGRRERLIIDMHTEWHRKWNLTAQAVTVGSPTSVTAQWIARGLIRGTGVRNPEEVIDPVPFFEELKKRGIRVQVQREYSL, from the coding sequence TTGGTCAGGATAGTCGTGCTGGGGGCTGGGGTAGTGGCCCCGGCTATCGTCTATGACCTAGCGGACGATGAGGTGAGTCCGCACGTCGATGAGATAGTTGTAGCGGACATGAATGAGGAGAGGGCTAAGCTCACCGTGGAGGGAGCGAGGAGGTTCACTGAGAGGAAGAGGCTTGAGCATGCGAGAGTGGATGTTAGGGATATCGATGAGACAGCCAAGCTCCTGAGAGGAGCAGATGTGGTAGTCAACGGGGTGATCTACTACTACATACCGCAGGTCATGGAAGCTGCTCTGAAGGCTGGGGTCCACTACGTGGATCTCGGCTCCGAGGTACCGATACTGAGGAGGCAGCTCGAGTTCGATGAGGCTTACAGGAAGGCTGGTCTGCTAGCTATACCGGGCATGGGCGGTTGCCCCGGAATGATAAACGTAGCAGCTAGGTACGGTGTTGAGCAATTCGATGAGGTCGAGAGGGTGCTCCTGAGGGAGGGCTGGATCGACCTCAACGATTACGATTCGCTGGGCATACCGCTCCCAGTGCCTTACTCACTCGACTGTATATTCGATGAGTTCATGCACCCCGTTGAGGTTTGGGAGAAAGGTCAGATCTCATTGAGGGAGCCCGTTAGACCTGAGGACAGGGAGGTGATGCACTTCCCACCTCCCGTAGGTACGCAGGAGATGTACTACATAGAGCACCCCGAGGTCTGGACGATAGGTGAGACCTTCAAGGGCAAGGGACTCAAGTTCGTCGATTACAAGATCTCCTTCCCGAGAGAGCTCTACATGAAGTACAAGCTCCTGACGGACTTAGGGCTAACTAGCGATAAGCCCCTCAGGCTTGGGAGCGTTGAGATAGTCCCTAGGGATCTCCTGAGGAAGCTCGTGAACGCGACATTCGAGGGTAAGGAGATCCCCCCGAACGATTACGACATAATGAGGGTGATAGTTGAGGGGGTGAGGGCCGGAAGGAGGGAGAGGCTCATCATAGATATGCACACGGAGTGGCACAGGAAATGGAACCTAACGGCTCAAGCGGTTACGGTCGGGAGTCCCACTTCAGTCACAGCCCAATGGATAGCTAGGGGACTGATAAGAGGGACTGGCGTGAGGAACCCTGAGGAGGTAATAGACCCCGTCCCCTTCTTCGAGGAGCTGAAGAAGAGAGGGATAAGGGTTCAGGTTCAGAGGGAGTACTCCCTCTGA